The proteins below are encoded in one region of Bremerella sp. P1:
- a CDS encoding efflux RND transporter permease subunit — MKFPHFFIERPIFASVLSFIIVLVGGITYFTLPVSQYPDVAPPTIVVRASYPGATPQVIADTVATPIEQEMNGVDDMLYMESSSSADGTMQLTVTFKLGTDLDDAQVLVQNRVAIAEPRLPEAVRQIGVTTSKQIPDMLMVVHLESPDGSRDQLYISNFAFLRIRDALMRLDGVGDIRIAGGNEYAMRVWLDIERMTHLDLTPGDVISAIRGQNAQVAAGVIGQPPNDGTGAFQLNVTTEGRLKDTEEFGNIIIKRGDDGRVTRLSDVARLELGAQDYSRLSYLDGNPAVAVLIYQRPGTNAVDTAKEVKETMANLATDFPQGIGYQIAYNPTDFVEESIAEVFDTLLITTVLVVFTVFIFLHGWRPTIIPVIAIPISLIGTFAVMQTMGVTLNTLSLFGLVLAIGIVVDDAIVVVENVERLIAEGLSPREATHKAMDEVGSALIATTLVLIAVFVPTIFIPSISGRFYQQFAITIAISTAFSTFVSLTLSPAMCALLLRPKNEKKNWMGKVVDVLFGWFFRLFNKTFDVTSNIYAGIVSRIVRVSAVVLLMYVGLLVATYYSFGMVPNGFIPQQDQGYAIVAIQLPDGAALSRTDEVTKEVARIGGEIDGVAHSVGIAGLSGSTFTISPSAAVTFLPLEDAKERSARGRGVDVIVAELRQKLAGINEAQIFVIPPPPVRGIGRGGGYKMYVQDQSGAGLDALAQVTNQIAAQANQQPGLVQVYSNYRLSVPQIKANVDRTKAEMLDIPVNDVFTALQVYLGSVYVNDFNLLGRTYRVTAQAEPEFRDEPSDILQLRTRSTRGASVPLASIVDVERVVGPDRLVRFNLYPAADLNGDTVPGFSSGQSLNTMEQLANTNLPPGFGYAWTDIAFQERQAGNTIVFLFPLAVLFVFLTLAAQYESWLLPLAIILIVPLCLLFAIVGIWFRGMDNNILTQIGFIVLVGLACKNAILIVEFAKAEEDAGKNRFEAAIEACRLRLRPILMTAFSFILGVIPLLIATGAGFEMRRVLGTAVFAGMLGVTIFGLFLTPVFYVVLRKFAKQKPSEA; from the coding sequence ATGAAGTTTCCTCACTTTTTTATCGAACGTCCGATCTTCGCGTCGGTGCTGTCGTTCATCATCGTGCTGGTTGGCGGCATCACTTACTTCACGCTGCCTGTTTCGCAGTATCCTGATGTCGCCCCGCCGACGATTGTGGTGCGAGCCAGTTACCCTGGGGCCACGCCGCAGGTAATCGCCGACACGGTTGCCACGCCGATCGAACAGGAAATGAACGGCGTTGACGACATGCTGTACATGGAGTCGTCTTCCAGTGCCGACGGCACGATGCAGCTGACGGTGACCTTTAAGCTGGGCACCGACCTGGACGACGCCCAGGTGCTGGTGCAAAACCGGGTGGCCATCGCCGAACCGCGCCTGCCCGAGGCTGTTCGCCAGATTGGTGTTACCACCAGCAAGCAGATCCCGGACATGCTGATGGTGGTGCACTTGGAATCGCCGGACGGAAGCCGCGATCAGCTGTACATCAGTAACTTCGCGTTTCTCCGCATCCGCGACGCGCTGATGCGACTCGATGGCGTCGGCGACATTCGTATCGCTGGCGGTAACGAATACGCGATGCGCGTGTGGCTCGATATCGAACGTATGACCCACTTGGATTTGACGCCTGGTGACGTGATCAGTGCGATTCGTGGCCAGAATGCTCAGGTCGCGGCCGGCGTGATCGGCCAGCCACCCAACGATGGGACCGGCGCGTTTCAATTGAACGTGACCACCGAAGGGCGTCTCAAGGATACCGAAGAGTTCGGCAACATCATCATCAAACGAGGCGACGATGGTCGCGTGACGCGGTTGAGCGATGTGGCCCGCCTGGAACTGGGTGCTCAAGATTACTCGCGGCTTAGCTATCTAGACGGCAACCCAGCCGTTGCGGTCCTCATTTATCAGCGGCCAGGCACCAACGCGGTCGATACGGCTAAAGAAGTCAAAGAGACGATGGCCAATCTGGCGACCGACTTCCCTCAGGGGATTGGCTACCAGATCGCCTACAATCCGACCGATTTCGTGGAAGAGTCGATTGCGGAAGTGTTCGATACGTTGCTGATCACCACGGTGCTGGTGGTCTTCACGGTGTTCATCTTCCTGCATGGCTGGCGGCCGACGATCATCCCGGTGATCGCGATTCCCATTTCGTTGATCGGAACGTTTGCCGTGATGCAGACGATGGGCGTGACGCTGAATACGTTGTCGCTGTTTGGACTGGTATTGGCGATTGGTATCGTGGTGGACGATGCGATCGTGGTCGTTGAGAACGTCGAGCGCCTGATCGCCGAAGGTCTCTCCCCGCGTGAAGCCACCCATAAAGCGATGGACGAAGTGGGTTCGGCCTTGATCGCCACGACGCTGGTGTTGATCGCCGTGTTCGTGCCGACGATCTTCATCCCCAGCATCAGCGGGAGGTTCTATCAGCAGTTTGCCATCACGATCGCTATTTCGACGGCGTTCTCGACGTTTGTGTCACTGACGCTCAGCCCGGCCATGTGTGCCCTGTTGTTGCGGCCGAAAAATGAGAAGAAGAACTGGATGGGCAAGGTGGTCGACGTGCTGTTCGGCTGGTTCTTCCGGCTGTTCAACAAGACGTTCGACGTGACCAGTAACATCTACGCTGGCATCGTTTCGCGCATTGTGCGTGTGTCGGCCGTGGTTCTGCTGATGTATGTCGGGCTCTTGGTGGCCACTTACTATAGCTTTGGCATGGTGCCCAACGGGTTCATTCCGCAGCAGGACCAAGGTTACGCGATTGTGGCGATTCAACTTCCTGATGGTGCAGCGCTTTCCCGAACGGACGAAGTGACGAAAGAAGTTGCCCGGATCGGTGGCGAGATCGACGGCGTGGCTCACTCGGTCGGTATCGCAGGCCTGTCCGGGTCGACGTTCACCATCAGCCCGAGTGCCGCTGTGACCTTCCTGCCGCTGGAAGATGCTAAGGAGCGCAGTGCGAGGGGACGCGGGGTCGATGTGATCGTGGCCGAACTACGGCAGAAGCTGGCCGGCATTAACGAGGCCCAGATCTTCGTGATTCCTCCGCCACCAGTTCGCGGTATTGGTCGTGGTGGCGGTTACAAGATGTACGTCCAGGACCAGAGTGGCGCCGGTCTCGATGCGCTTGCCCAGGTCACCAATCAGATTGCCGCGCAGGCCAATCAGCAGCCAGGGTTGGTTCAGGTTTACTCGAACTATCGGCTCAGCGTTCCGCAGATTAAGGCGAACGTCGACCGGACGAAGGCCGAGATGCTGGACATCCCGGTGAACGATGTCTTCACCGCACTACAGGTCTATCTTGGTTCGGTCTACGTGAATGACTTCAACCTTTTGGGACGAACCTACCGAGTCACGGCTCAGGCCGAGCCCGAGTTCCGCGACGAGCCGAGCGACATTTTGCAGCTGCGAACGCGCAGCACCCGTGGTGCCAGCGTGCCGCTGGCTTCGATTGTCGATGTCGAGCGCGTGGTGGGTCCTGATCGCCTGGTGCGTTTCAACTTGTACCCGGCTGCCGACCTCAATGGTGATACGGTCCCTGGCTTCAGCTCGGGGCAGTCGCTCAATACGATGGAGCAACTGGCCAATACGAACCTTCCGCCCGGCTTCGGCTATGCGTGGACCGATATTGCGTTTCAGGAACGTCAGGCAGGCAACACGATTGTCTTCCTGTTCCCGCTGGCCGTGTTGTTCGTGTTCCTGACGCTGGCCGCTCAGTACGAAAGCTGGCTGCTGCCGCTGGCGATCATCTTGATCGTGCCGTTGTGCTTGCTGTTCGCGATTGTCGGAATCTGGTTCCGTGGGATGGACAACAACATCCTCACGCAGATCGGCTTCATTGTGTTGGTGGGCCTGGCATGTAAGAACGCGATTTTGATTGTCGAGTTCGCCAAGGCGGAAGAAGATGCTGGCAAGAACCGGTTTGAAGCCGCCATCGAGGCCTGTCGTTTGCGACTTCGCCCGATCTTGATGACGGCGTTCTCGTTCATCTTGGGCGTGATTCCGCTGTTGATCGCGACGGGTGCCGGCTTCGAGATGCG
- a CDS encoding efflux RND transporter periplasmic adaptor subunit, translated as MEILRRNHPLLLATLACGVTAIAFAGCSRATQNPGERPPPTVTVSPPVNKRIVEWDAYTGRLEPIEFVEIRARVSGYLQSIHFDEGQIVNQGDLLFVIDQRPFKAALNGAKAQLGQAQAQMAQARAQLDEARAQKKQAEAQLNLADARVKRTRTLRTSNAVAQDELDQREAEFTQAEADVTATEAGIGLAEAGVATAQSAIHSGEAAVETAELDLNYTKIYAPVSGRISREYVTEGNLVSGGAATSTLLTTITSVNPIYCMFDVNEQQALKYIRLALEGKRESSRSAKNPVFLGLADEKGFPHMGHMEFVDNRFDASTASIRVRCIFRNDNEVLVPGMFGKVRLPGSAAYQAVLIPDSAIGTDQSSQYVYIVVDGKIQRRSVEVGPLVDGLRVVRSGLDGSESLVIKGILLVRPDMPVNTETGAIEEREDGLPNDYTPLPQDQWISAGLSSVSILQNETQTAVEKTEEAMR; from the coding sequence ATGGAAATCCTTCGACGAAACCATCCCTTGTTGCTGGCCACACTCGCTTGTGGCGTTACCGCGATTGCTTTCGCGGGCTGTTCCCGTGCAACCCAAAACCCGGGCGAGCGCCCTCCTCCGACCGTGACCGTTTCTCCGCCGGTCAATAAGAGGATCGTGGAATGGGATGCCTACACTGGCCGTCTCGAGCCCATTGAATTTGTCGAAATTCGGGCCCGCGTCAGTGGTTATCTTCAGTCGATTCACTTCGACGAAGGCCAGATCGTCAATCAAGGGGACCTGCTCTTTGTGATCGATCAGCGTCCTTTCAAAGCGGCACTGAATGGGGCGAAGGCACAACTTGGTCAGGCCCAGGCACAAATGGCGCAGGCCCGGGCACAGCTGGATGAAGCGCGTGCTCAAAAGAAACAAGCCGAAGCCCAGTTAAACCTGGCCGATGCCCGCGTGAAGCGAACGCGAACGCTACGCACGTCGAACGCGGTCGCCCAGGACGAACTCGATCAGCGGGAGGCAGAGTTCACCCAAGCGGAAGCGGACGTAACGGCCACCGAGGCGGGCATCGGGCTGGCGGAAGCTGGCGTCGCAACGGCTCAGTCGGCGATTCACTCGGGTGAAGCAGCGGTCGAAACGGCCGAGCTCGACCTGAACTACACTAAGATCTACGCACCTGTTTCAGGCCGGATCAGCCGCGAGTACGTCACCGAAGGCAACCTGGTCAGTGGCGGTGCGGCGACCTCGACCCTGCTGACGACGATCACCTCGGTGAATCCCATCTACTGCATGTTCGACGTCAACGAGCAGCAGGCTCTGAAATACATTCGACTCGCCTTGGAAGGAAAGCGCGAAAGCTCGCGTTCGGCGAAGAACCCTGTGTTCCTTGGCTTGGCCGATGAAAAAGGCTTTCCGCACATGGGGCACATGGAGTTCGTCGACAATCGCTTCGACGCCAGCACGGCCAGCATTCGCGTACGTTGCATCTTCCGTAACGACAACGAAGTCCTCGTGCCGGGCATGTTCGGTAAGGTTCGCCTGCCAGGCAGTGCGGCGTACCAGGCCGTGCTGATTCCCGATTCGGCAATTGGCACCGACCAGTCTTCGCAGTACGTCTATATCGTGGTCGACGGCAAGATCCAGCGGCGTAGCGTAGAAGTTGGCCCGTTGGTCGATGGCCTGCGAGTGGTTCGATCCGGCCTTGATGGCAGCGAGTCGCTCGTGATCAAAGGGATTCTGCTGGTGCGTCCTGACATGCCGGTGAATACCGAAACCGGTGCCATTGAAGAGCGTGAAGACGGCCTGCCCAACGATTACACACCGCTGCCGCAGGACCAATGGATTTCGGCAGGGCTTAGCTCCGTTTCTATCCTGCAGAACGAGACGCAAACGGCGGTTGAGAAGACCGAGGAGGCGATGCGATGA
- a CDS encoding DUF1552 domain-containing protein — translation MKRTHLNRRTLLQGLGTVAIGLPLLEEMTVTPVLGAAKADIPVRAFNVFFGLGIPSPLQNEGYDGVLEPLKPLRDKLLVMKNVDHVRCDMPGINAHFDGASAAFTAMPAEGTAKAGGPSIDQLIRQQYHPDGLPPGMISTLIAGTFFRRSRVVRYTHSFKDDGTPAAAMQEKPRDLFSRIFGEVPTDSLDPRRQRLSRSVLDSVVQQAKHYTGQNSPLGKVSRSRLQDHLDRVREYEQRTIEFEKKAEERRRDLPVPPASQLPHGNEADPSGQGIDITLEELTTEWRLMADLYALAIAMDRCRFGSITFLAAGERIRLTGDYKYNGEKRFVFDDAKQLKASGDKGCSHEWWHKFNEKKSNEQLRAHAHMKMREVAYFLQRLDEQDAMEANGKTILENSLFTISTESGDGRHNDVKRELSGVFHAVTGANGRFKTGEIVDVKAEGLDAYNQLLRGMGVQRNLGPEKRDTKSVDQIRA, via the coding sequence ATGAAACGAACACATCTCAATCGTCGAACGCTTTTGCAAGGTCTGGGCACGGTTGCTATCGGACTGCCGCTGTTGGAAGAGATGACGGTCACGCCGGTGCTGGGGGCTGCCAAGGCAGACATACCGGTGCGAGCGTTCAATGTCTTCTTCGGTCTGGGGATCCCCTCGCCGCTGCAGAACGAAGGCTACGACGGCGTGCTCGAACCGCTCAAGCCTTTGCGTGACAAGTTGCTGGTCATGAAGAACGTCGACCACGTTCGCTGCGACATGCCAGGCATCAACGCGCATTTCGATGGCGCTTCGGCGGCCTTCACGGCAATGCCAGCCGAGGGAACCGCCAAGGCAGGTGGTCCTTCGATCGATCAGCTGATCCGCCAGCAATATCACCCTGATGGCCTGCCGCCGGGAATGATTTCGACGCTGATTGCCGGGACGTTCTTCCGCCGCAGCCGCGTGGTGCGTTACACGCATAGCTTCAAAGACGACGGCACCCCAGCGGCCGCCATGCAAGAGAAACCGCGTGACTTGTTCAGCCGGATCTTCGGCGAGGTGCCGACCGATTCGCTCGATCCCCGCCGTCAGCGATTGTCGCGGAGCGTGCTCGATAGCGTCGTGCAGCAGGCGAAGCACTACACCGGGCAGAACTCGCCCCTGGGTAAGGTTTCGCGATCGCGACTGCAAGATCACCTCGATCGTGTCCGCGAGTACGAACAGCGAACGATCGAGTTCGAGAAGAAAGCCGAAGAGCGACGACGCGACCTGCCGGTTCCGCCCGCTTCGCAGCTGCCGCACGGCAACGAGGCCGACCCGAGCGGTCAAGGCATCGACATCACGCTGGAAGAACTCACTACCGAGTGGCGCCTGATGGCCGACCTGTACGCGCTAGCCATTGCCATGGATCGCTGCCGCTTCGGTTCGATCACCTTCCTGGCCGCCGGCGAACGCATTCGCCTGACCGGCGATTACAAGTACAACGGCGAGAAGCGATTTGTCTTCGACGATGCGAAGCAGCTCAAGGCCAGCGGCGACAAAGGTTGCAGCCACGAGTGGTGGCACAAGTTCAACGAGAAGAAGTCGAACGAGCAACTGCGGGCTCATGCTCACATGAAGATGCGGGAGGTCGCTTACTTCCTCCAGCGGCTCGACGAGCAGGACGCGATGGAAGCCAATGGCAAGACAATTCTCGAAAACTCCCTGTTCACCATCAGTACCGAGTCCGGCGATGGCCGTCACAACGATGTGAAGCGGGAGCTGTCAGGCGTTTTCCATGCGGTGACCGGAGCCAACGGTCGCTTCAAGACGGGCGAGATCGTCGATGTCAAAGCGGAAGGGCTCGACGCCTACAATCAGCTGCTCCGCGGCATGGGCGTGCAGCGAAATCTGGGGCCGGAGAAGCGCGATACCAAGTCGGTCGATCAGATTCGAGCCTAG
- a CDS encoding DUF1592 domain-containing protein yields the protein MNHSLRGPQILAIVLLSWIGVSAQAEEAPSESQQQAHRFEAQVAPILSKHCLECHAAGKTEGGLNLSRKQTAQAGGESGKAIHAGKPDDSLLWTYIESDEMPPKRAPLSADEKQIIKSWIEEGAVWTREVIDPGSHLVRQSSEVWVQRLTMAEYITTVQAVTGVDISFDAKRLMPPDVRADGFSNTAYSQTVDLSHVQAYAELAQRIVQKMECGEFAARFADCHSFDDSCVTQLIQRMGKHVLRGPLDPWEVESYQQIAKAVQQEKGTYEEAVGYILEGMLQSPRFVYRIEKPKGDQPSQYELASRLSYILWGAPPDEELIRLADAGKLNGAELEASVQRLLKDPRAKSRSAQFVHEWLELERLDSLRPNAKLYPAWNAALGNDMRDETLAFFDEVAWQQQRPLADLMNAQVTVVTPRLARFYGLKATQGQPLAGSRQTAGSSSGVVAFYDFSEGSGDIVHDQSRSDSSLRLKIQTPDSVRWKSDGLVVHKPARIFTTEPPHALIEALQRTHQITIEAWITPHDLQQNGPARIVTFSRDTSTRNFTLGQEKKKYDARLRTNKTDRNGMPSISSKDGQVTTQRTHVVYTKDDDGVARLYIDGKLSAERKGLGDFSNWDDDMVFGLANEVTGDRPWLGTLHSVAIYDRELSAEEVVVQYEPIRRYDLTSYPERGGILTQGSTLTLGGDNASMVSRGLFVLHELLDSHVGAPPPCVDTSPVPTKKGLTQRGIAMERINNASCGGCHSRFEPLAFGLEKFDGIGAFSDKDRFGNPLRDDGEILLPGTEQPVKYETSRQLMEILASSDRVRMGITRKLVQFAISRPLAASDEHAVEQIHQQAQADGGTYQAVMQAIVLSDLVQKFPSSETSR from the coding sequence ATGAATCATTCCCTGCGCGGTCCGCAAATCCTCGCGATAGTGCTTCTTTCGTGGATTGGCGTAAGCGCCCAGGCGGAAGAGGCGCCGTCTGAATCGCAACAGCAGGCCCATCGGTTCGAAGCACAGGTTGCTCCGATCCTTTCCAAGCACTGCCTGGAATGCCACGCGGCCGGCAAGACCGAAGGAGGCCTGAATCTCTCGCGGAAGCAAACCGCTCAGGCAGGAGGCGAGTCCGGAAAGGCGATTCACGCAGGCAAGCCCGACGATAGCCTGCTGTGGACGTACATCGAATCGGACGAAATGCCTCCGAAGCGAGCGCCTCTTTCGGCCGACGAAAAGCAGATCATCAAGTCGTGGATCGAAGAGGGGGCGGTGTGGACGCGCGAGGTCATCGATCCCGGTTCTCACCTGGTTCGGCAATCGTCCGAGGTCTGGGTGCAGCGGCTGACCATGGCCGAATACATCACAACTGTTCAAGCGGTTACCGGCGTCGACATCTCTTTCGATGCAAAACGCCTGATGCCGCCGGACGTGCGGGCTGATGGCTTCTCGAACACCGCCTACAGCCAGACAGTCGACTTGAGTCACGTGCAGGCGTACGCCGAGCTGGCCCAGCGAATTGTGCAGAAGATGGAATGCGGCGAGTTTGCAGCCCGCTTTGCCGATTGTCATTCGTTCGATGATTCGTGCGTGACCCAACTGATCCAACGGATGGGCAAGCACGTACTTCGCGGTCCACTCGATCCTTGGGAAGTCGAGAGCTATCAGCAAATCGCGAAGGCCGTTCAACAGGAAAAAGGAACGTACGAAGAAGCCGTGGGCTACATCCTGGAAGGGATGCTTCAGTCGCCCCGCTTTGTTTATCGCATCGAAAAGCCAAAGGGCGACCAGCCTTCCCAGTACGAACTGGCCTCGCGTCTCAGCTACATTCTGTGGGGTGCGCCGCCAGATGAAGAGTTAATCCGTCTGGCCGATGCTGGCAAGTTAAATGGGGCTGAACTTGAAGCATCGGTCCAGCGGCTGTTGAAAGACCCTCGCGCGAAATCGCGATCGGCCCAGTTCGTGCACGAGTGGCTTGAGCTTGAGCGACTCGATTCGCTACGTCCCAATGCAAAGCTCTACCCGGCATGGAACGCTGCTCTGGGGAATGATATGCGGGACGAAACGCTGGCCTTCTTCGACGAAGTCGCTTGGCAACAACAACGACCGTTGGCCGATTTGATGAACGCCCAGGTCACGGTCGTCACGCCACGACTGGCCCGCTTCTACGGTTTGAAAGCTACGCAAGGACAACCGCTCGCCGGTTCTCGACAAACGGCCGGTAGTTCGAGCGGCGTGGTCGCTTTCTACGATTTCAGCGAAGGAAGCGGGGACATTGTGCACGATCAGAGCCGGAGTGATTCGTCTCTCCGTTTGAAGATTCAAACGCCGGATAGCGTCCGCTGGAAGTCCGATGGGCTCGTCGTTCACAAGCCAGCCCGGATTTTCACGACCGAACCGCCCCATGCCCTGATTGAGGCGCTGCAAAGGACGCACCAGATTACGATCGAGGCCTGGATCACGCCGCACGACTTGCAGCAGAACGGACCTGCCCGGATCGTGACCTTCTCGCGCGATACCAGCACTCGCAACTTTACCTTGGGGCAAGAAAAGAAGAAATACGATGCCCGGCTAAGAACCAATAAGACCGATCGCAATGGCATGCCGTCGATCAGCAGCAAGGATGGCCAGGTGACGACGCAGCGGACGCATGTGGTCTACACGAAAGACGACGACGGCGTCGCGCGGCTGTACATCGATGGCAAACTATCCGCGGAGCGTAAAGGCCTGGGGGACTTCTCGAACTGGGATGACGATATGGTCTTCGGTCTGGCGAACGAAGTCACCGGCGATCGACCATGGCTGGGCACGCTGCACTCGGTGGCGATCTACGACCGGGAACTTTCCGCGGAAGAGGTGGTCGTGCAGTACGAGCCGATCCGCCGTTACGACCTGACCAGCTATCCCGAACGGGGTGGTATTCTGACGCAAGGGAGCACGCTCACTCTGGGCGGCGATAATGCCTCGATGGTCAGCCGTGGTCTCTTTGTGCTGCATGAACTGCTTGACAGTCACGTGGGGGCCCCGCCTCCGTGCGTCGATACAAGTCCTGTGCCTACGAAGAAGGGCCTCACGCAGCGCGGTATCGCCATGGAGCGAATCAACAACGCATCGTGCGGTGGGTGTCACTCGCGGTTTGAACCGCTGGCATTTGGGCTCGAGAAGTTCGACGGCATCGGTGCGTTCTCTGACAAAGATCGATTTGGCAATCCTCTACGCGACGACGGCGAGATCCTTTTGCCAGGGACCGAACAGCCGGTCAAGTACGAGACGTCGCGACAATTGATGGAGATCCTCGCGTCGAGTGATCGCGTCCGCATGGGCATCACGCGAAAGCTGGTTCAGTTCGCCATCTCTCGCCCGTTGGCTGCCAGCGATGAACACGCAGTCGAGCAAATTCACCAGCAAGCACAAGCCGACGGCGGTACCTACCAGGCCGTCATGCAGGCGATCGTCCTGAGCGACTTGGTACAGAAGTTCCCTTCTTCGGAAACGTCACGCTAA
- a CDS encoding cytochrome b N-terminal domain-containing protein produces MTMLGKIWNWIDDRSGFSDVVMPMLEHVVPRDARWWYVFGSATLCAFIIQVLTGVALAMVYVPGGDAAYESLVYITNDATLGYLVRGMHYYGATAMVMLAVIHMTQVFLHASYKYPREMNWMSGVVLLFVVLGMAFTGQLLRWDANGVWSVMVAAEMAARVPFIGGYISQFLMGGETVGGSTLSRFFAIHVFILPGLIFAGVGLHLWLILRHGISEMPKADQPVNPETYKEEYEGRLEKTGVPFWPIAAWRDVVFSTVMVVVIMGCAIFAGPPALGPAPDPANIHANPMPDWYFWWYFAVLSMLPPELETYVILGMPILGAIGLFIVPMLSNRGHRAPSKRPWAIGTVVFGATAFVVLTIYGYRKPWSPDFDVKPLPPEVVRTEDPNIQHGAVLLRQKGCLYCHNVDGFGGYRGPELSVIGDRLDRGELVIRINNGGYNMPSFASSLTAEELNQMVDFLLTRSDHPDQDTAEDTTD; encoded by the coding sequence ATGACAATGCTGGGCAAGATCTGGAATTGGATCGACGATCGAAGCGGCTTCTCCGATGTCGTCATGCCGATGCTCGAGCATGTCGTCCCCCGCGATGCGCGGTGGTGGTACGTATTCGGTAGTGCAACGCTATGCGCGTTCATCATTCAAGTGCTTACCGGCGTTGCGCTGGCGATGGTCTACGTACCAGGTGGCGATGCCGCCTACGAAAGCCTCGTCTACATCACCAACGACGCGACGCTCGGCTACCTGGTGCGAGGAATGCATTACTACGGCGCGACCGCCATGGTGATGCTGGCCGTCATTCATATGACGCAGGTGTTTCTGCATGCTTCGTACAAATACCCGCGTGAGATGAACTGGATGAGCGGTGTCGTGCTGCTGTTCGTGGTGCTCGGTATGGCGTTCACCGGGCAGCTACTGCGGTGGGATGCCAACGGCGTGTGGTCGGTGATGGTCGCGGCCGAGATGGCTGCCCGGGTACCGTTTATCGGCGGGTACATCTCGCAGTTTCTGATGGGGGGCGAAACCGTGGGCGGTTCGACGCTGAGCCGCTTCTTCGCCATTCATGTGTTCATCCTGCCGGGACTGATCTTCGCAGGCGTTGGTTTGCACTTATGGCTCATCCTGCGGCATGGCATTTCCGAAATGCCCAAGGCCGACCAACCGGTCAATCCCGAAACGTACAAGGAAGAATACGAAGGTCGCCTGGAAAAGACGGGCGTTCCGTTCTGGCCGATTGCCGCGTGGCGGGACGTCGTGTTTTCAACGGTCATGGTCGTGGTGATCATGGGGTGTGCGATCTTCGCCGGCCCCCCTGCCCTCGGCCCGGCCCCCGACCCGGCGAACATTCATGCCAACCCGATGCCCGACTGGTATTTCTGGTGGTACTTCGCCGTGTTGTCTATGCTGCCGCCGGAACTGGAAACATACGTGATCCTGGGGATGCCGATCCTCGGAGCGATTGGTTTGTTCATTGTCCCCATGCTTTCCAACCGCGGGCATCGAGCTCCGTCGAAGCGTCCTTGGGCGATCGGTACGGTCGTTTTCGGGGCGACCGCGTTCGTCGTGCTTACCATTTATGGTTACCGCAAACCGTGGTCGCCTGACTTCGACGTCAAACCTTTGCCGCCGGAAGTCGTGCGTACGGAAGACCCGAATATTCAGCACGGGGCTGTACTTCTGCGGCAGAAAGGTTGTCTCTACTGCCACAACGTCGACGGCTTCGGCGGCTACCGCGGTCCGGAACTCTCGGTCATCGGCGACCGGCTCGACCGAGGCGAACTGGTCATCCGCATTAATAACGGTGGCTATAACATGCCGTCGTTTGCCTCTTCGCTGACTGCCGAAGAACTGAACCAGATGGTCGACTTTCTACTGACTCGGTCCGACCATCCCGACCAGGACACCGCGGAAGATACGACCGACTAG
- a CDS encoding QcrA and Rieske domain-containing protein, protein MSDCVEPNNPSSDEDRRGFLTKLCLGLSALIGTMITLPGVGFVLAPVFARPKQVWRKLGKLDEYEVGKTVSVEFKDSIDQPWAGVTAMSGAWLRRVSEKEFIAFSINCRHLGCPVNWVEDASLFMCPCHGGVYYEDGEVAAGPPPEPLARYTVRVKDGFVEIETSSVPLTTNDQV, encoded by the coding sequence GTGAGTGATTGCGTGGAACCAAACAACCCTTCGTCCGACGAAGACCGACGTGGCTTTCTAACCAAGCTTTGCCTGGGACTGTCGGCGCTGATCGGCACGATGATCACGCTACCAGGCGTCGGATTCGTACTTGCCCCGGTCTTTGCGAGGCCAAAGCAGGTGTGGCGGAAGTTGGGTAAGCTCGACGAGTATGAAGTCGGCAAGACGGTGAGTGTCGAGTTCAAGGATTCGATTGATCAACCCTGGGCTGGCGTCACCGCGATGAGTGGTGCCTGGCTGCGGCGGGTTTCGGAGAAGGAGTTCATCGCGTTTTCGATTAACTGCCGGCATCTCGGCTGTCCAGTGAACTGGGTCGAGGATGCTTCGTTGTTCATGTGTCCGTGCCACGGTGGTGTCTATTACGAAGATGGCGAAGTCGCTGCCGGTCCGCCGCCGGAACCACTGGCCCGTTATACGGTGCGGGTAAAAGACGGTTTCGTCGAGATCGAAACGTCCTCCGTTCCCTTGACCACCAACGACCAGGTATGA